A genomic stretch from Nocardia wallacei includes:
- the yhjD gene encoding inner membrane protein YhjD, translating into MFGKVKARIEREVQARPWLDHAIRAGGRYQRQRGDYYAAGITYFTVLSLFPLLMVGFAVAGFVLARNPDLLAELQQKVVEKVPGSFGGQLTDLIDQAVRSRTGVGVVGLVGALYAGLGWMANLRAALTEQWEQKTTEGNWFGSKVSDLLALLGLGVAMVVSLGLSALAGSGLGRSVLKSVRLDNAPGVGVLLTIVSLVLAVLASWAVFVWIIARLPREPVTLVSAVKAALLAALAFEIWKQLASIYLKSVLNSPAGVTFGPIIGLMVFAYITARIILFATAWAATARENEPEAEIAPPPPAIIEPRVNVGMTGRAGAALFGVGAVAGMLVGWWRRR; encoded by the coding sequence CAGGCACGGCCGTGGCTGGACCACGCCATCCGCGCCGGCGGGCGGTACCAGCGTCAGCGCGGCGACTACTACGCCGCGGGCATCACGTACTTCACTGTGCTGTCACTGTTTCCGCTACTGATGGTCGGCTTCGCGGTGGCCGGGTTCGTGCTGGCGCGCAACCCGGACCTGCTGGCCGAGCTGCAGCAGAAGGTGGTCGAGAAGGTGCCGGGCTCCTTCGGCGGGCAGCTGACCGATCTGATCGATCAGGCGGTGCGATCGCGCACCGGCGTCGGTGTGGTCGGCCTGGTCGGTGCCCTCTACGCCGGGCTGGGCTGGATGGCGAACCTGCGCGCCGCGCTCACCGAACAGTGGGAACAGAAGACGACCGAAGGCAATTGGTTCGGCAGCAAGGTATCCGACCTGCTCGCGCTGCTCGGACTGGGCGTGGCGATGGTGGTCTCGCTGGGGTTGTCGGCACTGGCGGGCAGCGGACTCGGCCGCAGTGTGCTGAAGTCGGTCCGCCTCGACAACGCGCCCGGCGTGGGCGTCCTGCTCACCATCGTCTCGCTGGTGCTGGCCGTGCTCGCGTCCTGGGCGGTATTCGTCTGGATCATCGCCCGCCTCCCCCGCGAACCGGTCACCCTCGTCAGCGCGGTCAAGGCGGCCCTGCTCGCCGCCCTGGCCTTCGAAATCTGGAAACAACTCGCCAGCATCTACCTCAAATCCGTTCTCAACAGCCCCGCCGGGGTGACCTTCGGCCCCATCATCGGCCTCATGGTCTTCGCCTACATCACCGCCCGCATAATCCTCTTCGCCACCGCCTGGGCCGCCACCGCCCGCGAGAACGAACCCGAAGCCGAAATTGCCCCGCCCCCACCGGCGATCATCGAGCCGAGGGTGAACGTGGGGATGACAGGACGGGCGGGGGCGGCGTTGTTCGGGGTGGGGGCTGTGGCGGGGATGTTGGTGGGGTGGTGGCGGAGGAGGTAG
- a CDS encoding ESX secretion-associated protein EspG has product MKWEFTPDEFMHVWAETGKDRYPFPLKLRSSVQWQSEYAKLKEEFRQRLPHGHDPDLSAVLRVASKPAVSLLITGKRKRPVRAYGAIDTTVGVTLVQRPGPTDDVGGNVMIEVGSPAIVPKVFAAVLGNVPPGRHPAMVESFDRIRTDLESWTGTQETVTDRIRRLLRSPRAGSGHIEVRCGLQDPRPFPPQYLSWVDVEGDGRYIYREQHNDFHVEPCSQQAVLHELTRMSQQGAADRAG; this is encoded by the coding sequence GTGAAATGGGAGTTCACTCCCGACGAATTCATGCACGTCTGGGCGGAGACCGGCAAGGACCGGTATCCGTTCCCGCTGAAGCTGCGATCGTCGGTGCAATGGCAGAGCGAGTACGCGAAGCTCAAGGAAGAGTTTCGGCAGCGCCTGCCGCACGGGCACGACCCCGACCTGTCGGCAGTCCTGCGCGTAGCGTCCAAGCCCGCTGTGTCCCTGCTGATCACGGGTAAGCGCAAGCGCCCGGTGCGGGCATACGGCGCGATCGACACCACCGTCGGCGTCACCCTCGTCCAACGCCCCGGCCCCACCGACGACGTGGGCGGCAACGTGATGATCGAAGTCGGCTCGCCCGCGATCGTGCCCAAGGTCTTCGCGGCCGTGCTCGGCAATGTCCCGCCCGGCAGACACCCGGCCATGGTGGAGAGTTTCGACCGCATCCGCACCGACCTCGAATCCTGGACGGGCACACAGGAAACCGTCACCGACCGTATCCGCCGCCTGCTGCGCTCGCCACGCGCGGGCTCCGGCCACATCGAAGTCCGCTGCGGCCTGCAAGACCCACGCCCCTTCCCTCCCCAATACCTGAGCTGGGTAGACGTCGAGGGCGACGGCCGCTACATCTACCGCGAGCAGCACAACGACTTCCACGTCGAACCCTGCTCCCAACAAGCCGTCCTGCACGAACTCACCCGCATGTCCCAGCAGGGTGCAGCGGACCGGGCCGGGTGA